In the genome of Paenibacillus pabuli, the window CGCTACTGTTGACTTTCCAGAAGCCATTACGCCTGTAATTAAGTAAATCACTTTTTCCATAGTTAACTGCTCCTTCTTTTCATTATAAGAAACAACCCTTTACAAAGCAGAAACATGCAACAGAATTAGATTTAGATTAATGGGCATATTTATTTACCATCGCATTTAGAAACTCTCGAAATTCTTCAACATATGCTTTAGGTTCTATAATTTCCAAGTCCGTTCCGAAGCCAGCTAAAAACTGGAATCCAAAGTCGTTTTGCGGCAAATCTATTTCGGCTATTAGGAGTTCAGAATTATAGGCTTCAATCCTTTTTTGACCGTATCTTTCAATAAAATGATCTTTTATTCGATGTGTAATCGATGCTTTAATTGTGATTAGTTTTGGTTGATAATATTGTTCTGCTTTCTGCTCAGTCACATAGTCTCTGGCAACAAAGGTTTTAATATCCATATTCAGATTTTCCGTTCTAGACATTTTAAACGTTCGATACTCCATTCGTTCTAAACAAAACCCCTTCAAATACCAACTCATTTCTCTAAAATGAAGCTGGTATGGCTCGACCCTTCTCTTTGTTTTGACTCCACTTCGATCTATATAATCGAATGTAAGCAACCTTCCTTGCACTATTGCTTCCTGACATGTTTTTAAGATTTGGGCAATCTCAGGACGGCCATCCCAATTATAAAATGAAAGTTGAATCGTACGTCCCACATTCGTTAAACCGATCATCGATTCAATTTTTTTAAGCGTTGATTCTACTTCATCACTAAATAAAATTTTTCCTAATCCGCCCAGTGCAGTTAGTATGTTTTCTAAGTCTTTACTACTTAAAAGTCGTTTGTCTATTTTGTATTCATCCATAATTCCGTATCCGCCGTTCACTCCATTAATAGAATAAATGGGAATGTTAGATAATCCGAGTGTTTCCATATCACGTAGAATCGTTCTTTTTGACACATTGAATAATTTGGCGAATTCGGTGGCTGAAACCACATTCTTTTGCAGCAAGATCATTATGATGGATATTAATCTTTCAATCTTATTCATAGTACTCCTCTTTAGTTAAAAAAAATTTGAATATAGCTATAAAAGATGACATTAAAGCTGTCACCTATTATAGCTTACAATTCATGTATTACAAGAAGGAGGTTTTATCATGTCAGTTATCGCATATTTGAATTTTGATGGGAACACAGAGCAGGTCATCGCGTTTTATTCAGAAGCTTTAAACGCAAGTGAAGTAAAAAAAGTGAAATTCAAGGATTTTTCACAAGATCCAAATTACCCTTTGCCAGAAAATGAGTTAAATATGATTATGGAGTCATCGTTAGAATTTGCAGGTGGAAAAATAATGATGTCGGATATACTTCCTTCGATGAAGAACGTAACAGGTGAGTTGGTTAAAGGTAACAATGTAATCATTAGCATCATTATTGATGATAAGCAGACAATGGAAAATTACTTTTCTAATTTGTCTGTAGGTGGCTATGTAATCATGCCTTTATCAGAAATGCCTTGGTCTTCCTGCTTCGGAATGTTGGTTGATAAATTTGGTGTCGTTTGGAAATTTAATAGCGACGCTGATATATTCCTTGATAGCGTAATTTCTAGCAAAGAGTAACTCTTTCTATAAAAGAGATTAAGGTTTTAAGCTTGCTGCTGTTCTCGTTCTCAAACTTTGAAAGTTCAAATAGCTCAAAGCCCGTATATGCTCAACTTGAGCACTGTGTGGGCTTTGAGCTATCTTGATTTCATACGACTAGTTAGTGGTTAGCCCATCTGCTCCTGCAGCTTTTGATTCAGCACGAAGTAAATCTCCTAATCATAATTCATCTTTAACTGGCTCCACTTTACTCGCTCAGATTGTTCCAGAACGCTTGGAAGGCACCTTTCTCCATTTCGAAGAATACCGGTACATTGCCGTAGCGAACCAGACCTTCCCCGAACAGAACCAGTTGGACCTGTGTCTTATCTTCAAGCGTCAGGTAAATGATTTTGCGATCTTCTTGCCCGTAAAGGCGCTCCTCCAGTTCCGGGCTCGTTGCTATCGGTTTAGCCACATATAGCGCTGAAATAAAGCTGTTTAGCGATTTATCCGCTGCAAGCGGCTGCAACTGCTGCAAGCCATTGTTCCAGCTGGCGAAGGTCTCCCACTGCGCTGAAGTGACGTTGCCTTCGAGATGTAGCTTGCCGATGAGATCTGCGCCGCTGCCGATGGTAATGCCGTTGTTCTGGTCAAATAGTTGAGCATACACCTCGCCATCAATCTCGGTGTAGGACATGATGCGGAAGTCCGTGTCATAGCCGTTAACCGCGTAGATGTCCGCTTCTCCAATATTGGAGGCCAGTTCCGTGTATTTATTTTGGTCGCTCAACTCATCAATGCCACCAGTCGTAGTCCCCAGCTTCTCGCCTCGCAGGACAAGCGCATCCGCACCGGCAAGCGATGTTGCGGACTGCGTATAAACTTTTCCCTGATAAACGACTAGTTGAAGCATATTGGCCATTTTGCCACTCCCCTTTGAACCTGGCAGCTCCATCTTCGGAATCATCACCGGGTCGAATGACGTGACCGGAGTGACCTGTGCCACTTGCGTCACTGGCGCGGCCGGTCCGCTCACTTGCTTCCATATGCTTGGCGCCGCGAGTCCAATACTGGCAGCGATGACGACGCTTGCTGCAATATAAAGAGGTTTTCGCTCGCGTTTTTGCTCATGACGTTGTGTGTTCAAAGTACGCTCTATCCGTTTTTTCATTTGGTCGTTCGTTTTCATCTGATCCACCGCTTTCTTATAGTTTCGTTTGAATTGTTCCTCTTTCATTGGGGTTCTTCTCCTTCCAGCTCCAGTTTTAACAGCTGTCTTCCCCGCTTCAATCGCATCTTCACCGCAGACTCGCTGATCTGCAGAATCTCACCGATTTCCCGGATCGGATAATCTTCGTAATAGTACAAATGAACCACCGATCTATATTTGACGGGCAGTGACAGTACGAGTTCGATCAGCGCCTGATCTTCGGGGTCGTCTGTCGTATGGGAATCTGCTCCCTCCAACTTGACCTCCCGTTTGCGCCAGCCTCTGCCTAATAAGGATTTACAATGATTGGTGATGACCCGGATCAACCATGCTTTCTGATGTTCTTCATCGTTGAACGTAGGGGCTTTTTCTATTAACTTGATAAAGGTATCCTGAGTGGCTTCCTCCGCGTCCTCTCTTCTGCCGAGATGCACCATGGCAATTCGGAACAGCGTATCCGCGTAAGTCTCATAGACTTTCATCACATGATCTCCCCGTTGGGGCACTGATCGCTGCATGGTTGTTCTGCCCTCCTTTATATCTCTAACACTCTCAAGGACGGCATTTGGTCACATTTTGTTGTAAATTTATTGTTTTGATGTATTAAATTTAGACAAACAAAAAGCCGTCATTATGACGGCTTACACGATTTAACGCATCTATGGTAGTTACAGCAATAACAGAAAGCGTGTTAAATACTTCTATGGATCACACTTTTGGTCTCTGCTGCTTCAAAAATAGTCTCAATTAATACAAGTACTCTGTGAACTTCATCATTCTTAATTGCAATTTCAGATTTCCCTTCGAGTACAGAGACGAAATTTTCATAGAAGCTTTGCTCCTCCAAGTCCGGCTTTTCTATCGCAAACTTTAGTGTGGACTGTTCGGACGGCGGTGCCATCGTTTTGGTCAATCCCTGCCCCGCTTGAATTGGTTTCGGCTCTATATGAGCAACATCCGGATTTCGAGTGATAATCTCTCCACTTAAATCCCAGTCCCTAATCACTGCAGTACCTTCCGTTCCTTTGAGATACCATCTCGGTAACTTCACATAATTGGTCGTTCCCACTTCAATAAGTGCTGTCAGGCCATCTTTAAACGTTATATAACTCGTAAAACCATCATCCACTTCGGTTCCCAAAATATAACTTAAATTAGCCGCAACACTTTCAATTTGACTATCTGTAATCTGTAGCAGTTGGTCCAGCAAATGCACGCCCCAATCCAGCAGCATACCTCCACCGTAATCCTTCAGCTGGCGCCAATCGCCGGGAATGCCGTTGGCTCCTTGAACCCGGGATTCCAAATGGAACAGCTCACCCAAAGTCTTTTTATCAATGATGTCCTTGGCAGTACGGAAATCTTCATCCCAGCGACGATTTTGATGGACCGTAAACACGCGTTTCTCCTGGTTTGCTACTTTGACGATATCATTAAAATCCTTGCTGGTTATTGTAACCGGTTTTTCGCAAATTACATGTTTACCAGCCTGCAGAGCTTGAATTGCTATATCTTTGTGAACATCATTAGGTGTAGCAATCAAAACGATATCCACCAGCTCATCTGTTAGAACAGCATCCAGACTTGCGTATGTTTTATATCCGGCTTCCTTACCCAATTCCATCCGATATTCAACAGTATCGTATACCCCAATTACGGAAATCTGTGATACGGGCTCAATTAACTGGCAATGATAGCTGCCCATCCCCCCAAAACCAACAATTGCTATATTATAAATTCGTTTATCCATCTTCATCATCCTTTCCCTTTTGACTATGCCTACATGATAGACTTCTCACAGCGAACTTTATGTAAAAAAGAAGAGTGCTGCGACCTTGATTTATGCAAGATGTATAGCACCTCAACTTGTTTAATACCCTTATCATACAAGTCTCATAAAAGACTATCTTCCTATTTTCTTGCTGTTTTATTCCCGGATATTGTCATGCGATACTTTAAAGGCGATGTCCCCGTCGCTTCTTTGAAGAAGTGATGAAATGTCTTAACGCTATTGAATCCTGCCTGCTCTGCTATTTCGGTAATCGAGTAATTTTCATTGAGCAATATCCATTTTGCTTTATTAATTCGATATTCATTTAGAAAGGTTACGAAAGTCATTCCTGTATTTTTCTTAAAAAACTTAGTGAAATAATAAGGACTGAACCCTATATAGTCGGCAACGTCTTTTAGTATAATTGATTCCTGGTAATGACTTTCTACATATTCAAAAATTCGTTCCAGCTTTAAAAGCATATCTTTGGTCGGAGTCAAGATATTTTCCGAGATTTGGGGTCGATGTTTCTCACTCCCCCTTGGTACTTCTCTTAGAATAAAAGCCAACATTTCATAAAGTTTGGCTTTGATCATATATGCATAGCCCTCTTTGCGCTCGTAATCTTCTGTGCTTATGTTTTGAAGAAGAGGAAGAAGCTTGGTTGCCGTTTCACGAGGCCAGTTCCTGCTGGATTGCTCTATTTGAGTAAAAATGTCACGAAGTGACCGATCATCGTAAATGAGTGTGGATACGTCCTGGAACAGACTCAGGTCAAATTGAATAACAATTCGCTCACTATCTGGGGATGACAAAAAAAAGTGGACGTCACCGCCATTGATGAATTGGACTTCCCCCTGCTTCAGACGGATCACCTTGTCATTCAATCCCAAATCCAGGCTTCCCTGGGTAACATAAATAATCTCAATTTCCTTATGCCAGTGAGGATAACAGAGCACATCCCCTTTGTGAATAAAACTTCGAAATGGGAGTCTTTTATCAAGTTCCGGGATTTCCAGATATAAGCTCATGTACGCTAGCTGTCCTCCTTATATATGTTGCATTCAATATATATACTGTAACCGTTCTCATACAACTTCCTGTGCAAATTCCTTCTGTTCCTTCTCCGTAGATCCTAATAATAATTCAAAAGGATATGTTTATAAACATTTTTCTCATAAGGATTGTTGCTGAGTATTTCTGCGTCATCAACTCGAATTTGAAGGTAAAGTTACAATATAACATTAGCAATATGCCTTTTCAAAAACCGCCCATCCAATAACCAGATGAGCGGTTTTTGACATTCTAATTTTCTTGTTCCTTTATCACCTGCTCAATTCCCGACAAAATCAGCTTCAAACCGAACTCAAACGCTCCGTCGCTCCCCATCATCTCAAACAGCCCGCCTTTGTGCATTCTCCGGAACAGCCCTGCTTCTGTCTCGCTCATGGAGTCCAGAAGTTGAATCATCTCCCCGCCCGAAAGCTCTCCCTTGTCCTTAATCATAACGGAGACGGTGCGCTGGTGCTCATAGTTATCCAGAACGAAGAAGAAAACATAGTTCACAAGCGTAAGAACGGCTTGCAATTTCTGCTCTTGCTCAAGTGGCGTCGATTCCATGCAGAGCAGCATACGGTTGGTGAAGCGAATCATGTCCGGCTCATGTGGCAGCGTCTGCATCATAAGCTGCGTGGAACAGGGATACCGGCGGAGTACACTCCGTATCGATATTGCAAGGCCCTCCATTTGCACCTTCCAGTCCCCGTCGGATTGGAATTCGTTCAAGATCATCTTCGATATCTGGTTGGCCAGATGCTGGTAGAGATGCTGCTTGCTCTTAAAGTACCAGTACAGAGAAGGAGCCTGAATACCCAGCCGATCAGCCAATCGCCTCATACTGAATTTCTCAATGCCTTCATCCCCAAGTAGCTCCCAAGAGGCTTCCAAAATCCTATCCTCCGAAATCTGAGGCTGTTGTTTTTTCATCGGTTATCCGTCCTTTTATCTAACAGTGTAAGATTATGCTTTACAGGTTCATAAGTTCATGATACCATCTAACACTGTAAGGCACAAACTAACACTGTTAGATTGGAAGTTGAATATAAGTTCGAATTCCAGGCCTGTTCAAAAATTAAATGAAGAAAGAAGTGAATCACATGGATGCAGAAAACCTCCATTATTTTGAAAAAGCACCGATCGCAAAAGCCGTAGCTCACTTCGCGGTACCCATGATGTTAGGCACGTCGATGAGTGTCATCTATTCCATCTTGAATGCCTATTTCCTTGGTACATTAGGCAATACAGCTATGTTAACCGCACTCGCCCTAACCTTGCCGTTATTCGCTGTAATTATGGCGCTTGGCAACTTGATTGGCATGGGTAGCGGGACATTTATTTCCCGTTTGTTAGGAGAAAAAAGATATGAGGATCTTAAACATGTGTCTTCATTCGCCTTTTACAGCAGTTTAGTTCTCGGTCTTATTGTGATGGCTGTCGGTCTACCGCTGATTGATTCGATCGTTCATGGATTGGGAGCAACGTCTGATTCATTTGGATTTACGAAGGACTACGTTACGGTTATGCTTGTAGGTTCACCATTCGTCATTTTATTTTTTACACTGGAAAATATCGTGCGCTCGGAGGGTGCAGCAATCACATCCATGATCGGTATGATTCTCAGTGTGGCAGTAAATATTATTCTTGATGCGATCGTCATCTTCGTCTTCCATTGGGGTGTGATTGGCGTGGCGTCTGCTACGGTCATTTCCAACCTGGTTGCCAGTGTCTTTTACGCATTTCATATGGGGTATAAAAGCCAATTCTTGACTGTCTCCGTAAAATGGTTCAAGGCCTCCAAGGAAATTATGAGCAATGTATTCAAAATCGGGGTTCCCGTCTTTATAATGAGTGTTTTTTTGGGTGCAATGTCGCTCATTTTGAACCATTTTCTTGTCGAATACGGGGATCAGGCCATAGCGGGGTACGGAATTTCATCACGTTTGTTGCAATTTCCTGAGTTTATTCTGATGGGCTTATGCGAGGGAGTTGTGCCGTTGATTGCCTTCTCTTTTACAGCAAATAAATTACGCATGAAGCACACTATTGGATTTACGATCAAAGCAATTGTGGCGTTAGCTGTTGTGTTCGGCATTATCGTCTATCTGATTTCCGACCACTTGATTGGTTTATTTACGAATGACCCGCAATTAATTGAAATGGGCAGCTACATTCTGCATGTCACGTTCTTATCTTTGTTTATTACAGGAATGACCTCATTGTTTGTGGGGATCTTTCAAGCAACAGCCCAAGGAACCGCCGCATTTATTATGTCAGTCATTCAAGGAATTACTCTAATTCCTGTGCTATATATCGCCAACCGGCTAAATGGCTTTCACGGGGTAGTTTGGTCACTCGTCATTGCGGATGTCGTCGCGTTCCTTGTTGGAGCGATCATGCTGTATATTCTTCGTAACAAATTGCAGCCGGATTTAGAGAACCTGGTACATTAGAGAACATATAATAAGCTTTCCAACCAAACAACAAAGTTCCAATCAAAATAAGAAACCGTTCCTTTGTCCAGGAATGGTTTCTTATTTGTTGTAATATTATTTATTCAATTACACTGCAATCAGCCAGAACTTCCGGCTTATAGCGCATGCTGTCCGCTTCCGTGATTGGACGAATAACTCTGCAGGGTACACCCGCTGCAAAAGAGCCCGCAGGGATATCCTGCGTCACTACGCTTCCAGCACCAATGACACAACCGTCGCCGATGGTAACACCGCCGCACACGGTGACGTTAGCCGAAATCCAAACGTCATTCCCGATGGTGACAGGCTTTGCATAACAGAGCGACTTGGGCTCTCCGTTTTGATCCAGCATTTGTCGACGTTCGGAAGCAATGAATGGGTGAACCGGTGTAACAATAGTCACGTTAGGCCCAAAACTGACATGATTACCGATGGTAACTTTGGCATCATCCTGGACGGTCAAATTATAGTTTGCAAAAAAATAGTTGCCGATTTCTGTGTGGACACCATAATGAAAGAAAACAGGCCCCTGAATGAAACAACCCTCTCCTTTTCGACCCAAAATCTGCAGGAGTAATGCTTCACGTTCCTCTGTTTGATCCTCAAATGTACGACTGTATTGACTACTAAGATTATGAGAGCGAAGCTTGATAGCCTTAAGGTCAGAATGGCCGGGACTAAATAAGATCCCATTAAAAATTCGTTCTTCTTCCGTCATGTGATCAGCTCCTGTTATAAATATTTCGATACATGTATCAACCCGTCTGCTAAGGCCACAATTAAACCGCTTTATATACAACATTTATAAAGATTATTTATAAAGTATATGAGAAGAACCCCACGTTATCAACTAGAAAAAATGTATTTATACAATCCATTTCTGTCAATAAATACTCGTAGGTTTTCTTTTTTCGAATAAGCTATTCCTTCCTATAAACGGATTCCCTTTTCATTTCGTACTTTGTCCGGTGTTACATCATTTCCATGCGGATCGAGTACTGTAAGTGTTGAAAAAGTGTTTAAAACCTGCCCTCGAATTTCCCGTAAATAGTCTTCTCGCAATACTTGTTGTTCAACTCGTTCCGCATTTGTCAAACCCTCTTCACGCTGTTTTTTCGCCAATTGATTAATGCGATCTAAACTTTTAATCATCCTTTTCCTCTCCTTTAATACAATTAATCTTACTGGTAGTCTAGCACTGAAAAGCATACGTTGCACCTATTTATTAGATAATGCCGAGATTATGGCACCATTCTCCCCTCTAATTCTTGATTCACATTTATTTAATGTCCGTACCACCACATAATTATGCAAAAGCAACAAGAGAACTGTCATATTCGACAGTCCTCTTCTCCTAACTACTAGTTGGCTTGAAGCTCCTCATGCCATTCCTGTTTGAGTTCACTCCAATGTGCTCGTTTTTCCAGCGCAGCCTGGAAATCACTCCATGCCTGTTCAAATTGTGAGTCATCCTTAGCCATAACAAGCTTGGCTTTATATTCTTTTCGCACATTATCAAGTTCAGGCAAATATTTCTCCCATAAACCACCCGGTTTGGCTTTCACCATATCGTAGTTTTCAGCAACCCTGGTTCCACCCATTTTGCCAATCTTTTCGGTGAATTCGATCGTTTTGAATCTTCCTTTCGGATCAGTAACCCCGTAATTCCACCATGGATACCAGTCATTACTATAGGAAGAGGCCGCGTAAAGCTCTGGCGTCGTGCTTGCCTTCTTCGCTTGATCACCAGAGTCATGCAACGCCTTGTAATTCTCATCCGTGTACACCCATTTTCCCAGTGGTTTATCCACCCAATCCCAGAACACTCCTGGCGGACCTTCATTCACGACCTGCTGCTGTTCGGGCTTGGGCTGTAGTGTGTAATCGAAGAAAGCAAGAATGGAGTCGAGATTTTTTGTATTTTTATTGATAAATACGTCATTGGCAGGATAAGGATTGATGATCTGATTAGCGCCGATCTCACTCACACCATCTACTTTCGGGTAGGAAATGACATCATAGTACCATGCTGGATCGGTTGGTCCGTCGAGTACCTCCCACAACTGGGCGTCCATATTAAAGAACCCACCAGCATTCATGGCTACACGTCCGGATTTGTTTTTCTCTTTGTAACGCTCCTTCTTGTCTGTAATCGCTTCGTGATCCAGAAGCCCTTCCCGAAACATGTTGTTCATCCATTGGTAAGCCGCTTTATATTGCGGATTGTCATAGATAAACTGATAGTCATTACCTTGCTTTTCCACTGGAATGACACCGCCCGCTGTGCTCACCGTAACGCCAAATGTACTCAGGATGACATTTTCATCGCCTGCGTCAGAGAGAAAACTAAGGGGAATCAGCGGTTTTCCGTTTTCATCCTTCTGCTTGGCAGCCAATCTCAAATACTTCTCTATACCATTCAATGATTTCAGATCGTCCAACGTCATGCCGGTTTTCTCCAACACATCTGAACGGACAAACCAGCCGTAGGAAGCCCAGCCCGGCCAAGGATCATCAGGGTTTTGATCAAACCATGTCGGAATCGAATAGATATGTCCGTCTGGGGCCTTCATCTGATCCAGATAGATTTTCGGTATAGAGGCCAGCCCCGGATAATTATCCGGCATATCAAAGTATTGCTCCAGCGGAAGAACGCTGCCCGAACGCGTCATCGCAGTCGTGACAACATCACT includes:
- a CDS encoding helix-turn-helix transcriptional regulator, translated to MNKIERLISIIMILLQKNVVSATEFAKLFNVSKRTILRDMETLGLSNIPIYSINGVNGGYGIMDEYKIDKRLLSSKDLENILTALGGLGKILFSDEVESTLKKIESMIGLTNVGRTIQLSFYNWDGRPEIAQILKTCQEAIVQGRLLTFDYIDRSGVKTKRRVEPYQLHFREMSWYLKGFCLERMEYRTFKMSRTENLNMDIKTFVARDYVTEQKAEQYYQPKLITIKASITHRIKDHFIERYGQKRIEAYNSELLIAEIDLPQNDFGFQFLAGFGTDLEIIEPKAYVEEFREFLNAMVNKYAH
- a CDS encoding VOC family protein is translated as MSVIAYLNFDGNTEQVIAFYSEALNASEVKKVKFKDFSQDPNYPLPENELNMIMESSLEFAGGKIMMSDILPSMKNVTGELVKGNNVIISIIIDDKQTMENYFSNLSVGGYVIMPLSEMPWSSCFGMLVDKFGVVWKFNSDADIFLDSVISSKE
- a CDS encoding RNA polymerase sigma factor, giving the protein MQRSVPQRGDHVMKVYETYADTLFRIAMVHLGRREDAEEATQDTFIKLIEKAPTFNDEEHQKAWLIRVITNHCKSLLGRGWRKREVKLEGADSHTTDDPEDQALIELVLSLPVKYRSVVHLYYYEDYPIREIGEILQISESAVKMRLKRGRQLLKLELEGEEPQ
- a CDS encoding Gfo/Idh/MocA family protein; amino-acid sequence: MKMDKRIYNIAIVGFGGMGSYHCQLIEPVSQISVIGVYDTVEYRMELGKEAGYKTYASLDAVLTDELVDIVLIATPNDVHKDIAIQALQAGKHVICEKPVTITSKDFNDIVKVANQEKRVFTVHQNRRWDEDFRTAKDIIDKKTLGELFHLESRVQGANGIPGDWRQLKDYGGGMLLDWGVHLLDQLLQITDSQIESVAANLSYILGTEVDDGFTSYITFKDGLTALIEVGTTNYVKLPRWYLKGTEGTAVIRDWDLSGEIITRNPDVAHIEPKPIQAGQGLTKTMAPPSEQSTLKFAIEKPDLEEQSFYENFVSVLEGKSEIAIKNDEVHRVLVLIETIFEAAETKSVIHRSI
- a CDS encoding AraC family transcriptional regulator, which codes for MSLYLEIPELDKRLPFRSFIHKGDVLCYPHWHKEIEIIYVTQGSLDLGLNDKVIRLKQGEVQFINGGDVHFFLSSPDSERIVIQFDLSLFQDVSTLIYDDRSLRDIFTQIEQSSRNWPRETATKLLPLLQNISTEDYERKEGYAYMIKAKLYEMLAFILREVPRGSEKHRPQISENILTPTKDMLLKLERIFEYVESHYQESIILKDVADYIGFSPYYFTKFFKKNTGMTFVTFLNEYRINKAKWILLNENYSITEIAEQAGFNSVKTFHHFFKEATGTSPLKYRMTISGNKTARK
- a CDS encoding TetR/AcrR family transcriptional regulator gives rise to the protein MKKQQPQISEDRILEASWELLGDEGIEKFSMRRLADRLGIQAPSLYWYFKSKQHLYQHLANQISKMILNEFQSDGDWKVQMEGLAISIRSVLRRYPCSTQLMMQTLPHEPDMIRFTNRMLLCMESTPLEQEQKLQAVLTLVNYVFFFVLDNYEHQRTVSVMIKDKGELSGGEMIQLLDSMSETEAGLFRRMHKGGLFEMMGSDGAFEFGLKLILSGIEQVIKEQEN
- a CDS encoding MATE family efflux transporter, which gives rise to MDAENLHYFEKAPIAKAVAHFAVPMMLGTSMSVIYSILNAYFLGTLGNTAMLTALALTLPLFAVIMALGNLIGMGSGTFISRLLGEKRYEDLKHVSSFAFYSSLVLGLIVMAVGLPLIDSIVHGLGATSDSFGFTKDYVTVMLVGSPFVILFFTLENIVRSEGAAITSMIGMILSVAVNIILDAIVIFVFHWGVIGVASATVISNLVASVFYAFHMGYKSQFLTVSVKWFKASKEIMSNVFKIGVPVFIMSVFLGAMSLILNHFLVEYGDQAIAGYGISSRLLQFPEFILMGLCEGVVPLIAFSFTANKLRMKHTIGFTIKAIVALAVVFGIIVYLISDHLIGLFTNDPQLIEMGSYILHVTFLSLFITGMTSLFVGIFQATAQGTAAFIMSVIQGITLIPVLYIANRLNGFHGVVWSLVIADVVAFLVGAIMLYILRNKLQPDLENLVH
- a CDS encoding sugar O-acetyltransferase; the protein is MTEEERIFNGILFSPGHSDLKAIKLRSHNLSSQYSRTFEDQTEEREALLLQILGRKGEGCFIQGPVFFHYGVHTEIGNYFFANYNLTVQDDAKVTIGNHVSFGPNVTIVTPVHPFIASERRQMLDQNGEPKSLCYAKPVTIGNDVWISANVTVCGGVTIGDGCVIGAGSVVTQDIPAGSFAAGVPCRVIRPITEADSMRYKPEVLADCSVIE
- a CDS encoding DUF896 domain-containing protein, whose product is MIKSLDRINQLAKKQREEGLTNAERVEQQVLREDYLREIRGQVLNTFSTLTVLDPHGNDVTPDKVRNEKGIRL